A region of the Rhizobium binae genome:
TCGCGGAACTTGGCCAGATCGGCCGTCCCCTGGGTTTTGACGGACATCTGGATGCCGCCGCGGAAGTCGACGCCGTAATTCAGGCCGGGATGAATGAACAGCACGACGGAGGCGATCGAAAGCAGCGCCGAAACGGTGACGCCGAAGAAGCGCGCCTTCATGAACTGGATATGCTTGTCGTAAGGGCTGAACGGAATCAGCGGCCGGATGTTCAGCACCTTCATCTTGCTGCGGCGGGTGATCTCGATCATCGCGACGCGTACGAAGGCGACGGAAGTGAACATCGAGATGATCAGGCCGAGCGCCATGGTCACGGCAAAGCCGCGCACCGGTCCGGAACCGAACCAGAACAGGATGGCCGCGGCGATCAGGGCCGTCATGTTGCCGTCGATGATGGTCGAATAGGCACGGCGGAAGCCGGTGTCGATAGCGGCGAAGGCGCTCCGGCCCTTGCGCGTTTCTTCACGGATGCGCTCGTTGATGAGAACGTTGGCGTCGACCGCCAGACCGATGCCAAGAACGACGCCGGCGATACCGGGCAGCGTCAGCGTTGCGCCGACCAGCGTCAGGGCCGAGAAGGTCAGGATCGTGTGGATCAGCAGCGCGACGTTCGCCAGAATGCCCCAGGTGCCGTAGAGCACGAAGATGAAGGCTGCGACGAGGACAAAGCCGACGATGCCGGAATAGATGCCCATCTTGATGGCATCGGCGCCAAGGTCGGCGCCGACTGTGCGCTCCTCGATGACCGTCAGCTTGGCGGGCAGGGCGCCGGCGCGCAGCATGGCGGCAAGCGTCGTGGCGCTCTCGGCCGAGAAGTTGCCGGAGATCTGGCCAGAGCCGCCGGTGATCGGTTCGCGGATATTGGGTGCGCTCAGCACCTTGTCGTCGAGGACGATGGCGAATGGATTGCCGACGTTCTGACGAGTGATATCGGCAAAGCGGGTGGCGCCGGCGCTGTCGAAGCGGAAGCTGACGACCGGCTCATGCGTGTTCGGGTCGAAGCTGACGCGGGCATCGGAAAGGCGGTCGCCGGAGATTTCAACGCGGTCGAGAACAGCATAGGACCGGCCTTCTTCGTCCTGCATCATGGTGACGCCCGGACCGGGCTGGTTGTTCGGCGCCACCATGTGGAACGACATTTTCGCCGTCGAGCCGAGAAGTTGACGCAGTCGCGTGGGATCCTGCGCGCCGGGAAGCTGGACGAGCACGCGGTTGGCGCCGATGCGCTGGATGGTCGGCTCGGAAACGCCGACCTGGTCGACGCGCTGGCGGATGACTTCCAGGCTCTGCTGGACGGCATTGTCGACATTGGCGGAGATGCCGGCCGGCGAGAAGCCGATGGTGATGGTCGCGCCGTTCGCCGTGACGGCGAGGTCGGACTGGCCGGCGCTGAGGCCGGTGCTGATCGGGTTGGCGAGCGTCTTGAGATCGGCGACGGCCTGATCGCTCTGCGCGGCATCGGCGAGCGTCACGACGATCTGGTTCTGGCTGCGCACCACGGCCTTCGGCTGGATGCCCTTTTCGCGCAGCACGCGGCGCGCGTCCTGAAGCAGCGATTGCAGCCGCTCCTTGGTGAGGTCGGCTTCGTCGACCTCGAGGACGAGGTGGGAACCGCCGCGAAGGTCGAGGCCGAGCGACACCTGCTCATGCGGCAGCCAAGCCGGGAGGCGCTGGAGGGTGGATTGCGGCAGAACGTTCGGCAGAGCGATCAATAGGCCGATTACGATGATCACCGAATAGGTGAACACCAGCCATGGTGAATTACGCATGTTGTATTCCTTAGATAATCGAGGGCCGGCGCGCCCGGGCGCTGGCGGCATGTCGTCAATGGTCGGAAGCGCGCTCGGCGCAGGCCTCAGGCGACGTTCGGCGGGGCGCGTGCCTGATGTGTCTTGGAACCTGGGGCATGAAGCGGAGGTTCGAATGCCGCAAGATGAGCGCTCACGTTCCAGCCGGACAGATCGAGAGCCGGGGCAGCGGCAAGGGCGGCTGACCCGGCGTCGTAGGCGGCCTGCTTCGGCGCAAGCTTGCGTTCGGCGGCAAGCACCCCGCGCACGGCATCGCGCGCGCTCAGTTGCGGCGGCTGCGGATCGCGGCCGGACGTGGAAAGCGTATTGACGGCGGTGACCGGCGCAATGACGAGATTGCCGCCGAAAAGCAGGCCGATATAGGCAAGAACGGCGAAGAGCAGGGAAGCGGCGATACGGTTCGTCAAACGGCGCTGGTCCAGCTCCATCTCCTCCGTTCCGGCGATGTCACTCCCGTATCGGCTCAAAAGCGCGCCAATCTTTCATTCTCTTTCCGGCGGAGATCATCCGTCGCGACAATTGTATCAGGCCGATGATTGTCTTCATAGGCCACACTCTCATGATGCACTTGAGCCAGCCGGTCAACCATGCCCGGTGCGATTTCGCGTTCGCCGATGATGACGGTGTCGGCCATAGCGTCGGAACGGGCGCCGCGACGATGAGAATGGATGGATTGCTCAGCACCGGCTCGGCGATGCGACAGGCCTCGAAGACGTTCGCAGCGCCAGCGACTTAACCGGACTCAGGGCGCCAGGCAGGTGGCCAAGACTTTGTAGATATAGAGCGTCTTGCCTTTATAGTACCCTGCGGTCGGCTGCCAGCTCTTCAACACCTCAGGCGTTTCGGCCGCGCAGGCGAGGGGACCGTCCGTCAGGAAAAGCACCTTGCCGGTGGTCTCGGCGGGCAGGGCGAATTCCTGCTCGTAATAGCTCTCCGGAAGGCCTGCCGGCGCCCGCGCATAAATGTGGTGGGGTGTGTCGCGCAGCGTATAGAAAAGATCGGCCACCATGTCGCGGTTGTTAGTGACGATGATGTCGGTGCCGGCCTGATCGGCGAGGGCTGCGGCTTCGCGGCTGACTTCGGCGCGGCCGAGATAGCGCTTCATCAATTCGTCGCCATTCGGCAGCAGCACCTGCTGCGGAAAGATCGTCGCCAGCGGAAACAGCAGGCTTGCGACGCCGTTGATGGTGAGTGACAGCCTGAGCCCCTTCGGCCACAACCGGTAAAGCAGCCAGACGGCGAGGACCGTGCCCGCAACATAGGCGGTCACGGCCCAGTTGGCATAGGCCTTGGCGACCGTCGCCTGCAGGGTGATGAGCGCCACCACCGGCATCGACAGCCAGACCAGCATCTTCTCGCGGTCGTCGCTCCGGCCCTTGATCATGCGGTAGACCGCCCAGAGGATCGCGAAGAAGATGATCGGCCCGACGACGCCGAATTGCGCGGTGAAGAATTCAAGCCCGCGGCGCAGATTGATGCCGAGATCGCTCCAATGGGCGATATCCTGCGTATGGCGCACCGTCGTATTGTCGTGTTTGAGGTTCCACCAGAGGTTCGGCAAGGCAACGACTGTCGCGACCGCGACGGCGATGATGAAATCCCGGATGGCGATGCGCGCCGCCGGAATGAGGAGGAGTGCGAGTGCGCCGCCCGGAACGACGAACAGCACGGCATATTTCGTCAGGAAGGCGAGGCCGACCCCGAGGCCCATGACGAGCGCCAGCCCGACCGAGCGCCGCTGCGTCAGGCCGAAATAGGCAAGCAGGGCGATGGCGATGAAGAACAGCAGGATCACGTCGGTCGAGAAGAACACCGAGGAAAGCGCCACCCCTGGCAGCGTGATATAGGTGGCGCCCGTCCAGCCTTCGATCTCCGGCCCGACGAAACGGTTTGCAACCTTCATCAGCACCACTGCGGCCGCCATGTGGATCAGCGGTCCCGAGAGCCTGATCCAGTAAATGGCATTTGAACCGGAAAACTCGGTCATCGTCCGGATCACCCATGCAATCATCGGCGGTTTGGAGTAATAGCCGAGATCGAGGTTCTGGGACCAGAACCAGTACTGTGCCTCATCGACGAAAAGGTCCGTCGCATCGAAATGGAGCGTGACGACGCGCCAGAGCGTGAAGCCGAGAACGATGAGAAGACCGGATTTGGGGGACATGAACTTGAGTGTTCCGCTGACATGAAAGGCGCGAGTGCGATTACACCAAAGGCGCCGGACTGCCAACGGGGAAGGGGCTTACAACACCCGAAGCATGCGGATGTCGCGGTTTGCGGCGAGGGAATCGAGCCGGGCGATGGCTGCAAGCACGCCCATTGCGATCAAGCAGGAACCCAATCCGAGAACAATCATTGCTCTGTCCTTGTAGACGTCATGTCTTGGCTGTCGACCGGCATATAACACGGAGCTTGCGTGTACCTTGTAGCGGCCGTGCAACTCTCCGGCAGTATTTCTCGCGAACCGCCTTGAATTGCTTCAAAAGCCGGCGCCTGAACAGACTTATTAACCTTCAGGCAAGGAATTAACCATAAACATTGGGTTACACGTCGGAATGGGAAGATGCACTCGTTCCCACCAGGCATGACGCCGTACCGCCGTACCGGGTCGATCCGGTATCCATCTCTTCAGACAGCTCC
Encoded here:
- a CDS encoding ArnT family glycosyltransferase, coding for MSPKSGLLIVLGFTLWRVVTLHFDATDLFVDEAQYWFWSQNLDLGYYSKPPMIAWVIRTMTEFSGSNAIYWIRLSGPLIHMAAAVVLMKVANRFVGPEIEGWTGATYITLPGVALSSVFFSTDVILLFFIAIALLAYFGLTQRRSVGLALVMGLGVGLAFLTKYAVLFVVPGGALALLLIPAARIAIRDFIIAVAVATVVALPNLWWNLKHDNTTVRHTQDIAHWSDLGINLRRGLEFFTAQFGVVGPIIFFAILWAVYRMIKGRSDDREKMLVWLSMPVVALITLQATVAKAYANWAVTAYVAGTVLAVWLLYRLWPKGLRLSLTINGVASLLFPLATIFPQQVLLPNGDELMKRYLGRAEVSREAAALADQAGTDIIVTNNRDMVADLFYTLRDTPHHIYARAPAGLPESYYEQEFALPAETTGKVLFLTDGPLACAAETPEVLKSWQPTAGYYKGKTLYIYKVLATCLAP
- the secD gene encoding protein translocase subunit SecD, with translation MRNSPWLVFTYSVIIVIGLLIALPNVLPQSTLQRLPAWLPHEQVSLGLDLRGGSHLVLEVDEADLTKERLQSLLQDARRVLREKGIQPKAVVRSQNQIVVTLADAAQSDQAVADLKTLANPISTGLSAGQSDLAVTANGATITIGFSPAGISANVDNAVQQSLEVIRQRVDQVGVSEPTIQRIGANRVLVQLPGAQDPTRLRQLLGSTAKMSFHMVAPNNQPGPGVTMMQDEEGRSYAVLDRVEISGDRLSDARVSFDPNTHEPVVSFRFDSAGATRFADITRQNVGNPFAIVLDDKVLSAPNIREPITGGSGQISGNFSAESATTLAAMLRAGALPAKLTVIEERTVGADLGADAIKMGIYSGIVGFVLVAAFIFVLYGTWGILANVALLIHTILTFSALTLVGATLTLPGIAGVVLGIGLAVDANVLINERIREETRKGRSAFAAIDTGFRRAYSTIIDGNMTALIAAAILFWFGSGPVRGFAVTMALGLIISMFTSVAFVRVAMIEITRRSKMKVLNIRPLIPFSPYDKHIQFMKARFFGVTVSALLSIASVVLFIHPGLNYGVDFRGGIQMSVKTQGTADLAKFREGLDSLGLGEITLQSFGGNNSILVRAQRQEGGEEAQTAAVTKLKAEVAKIDPTATVEGTDVIGPKVSGELASAGILSVVIASFAMLIYIWARFEWPFAVGAIVTLVLDVTKAIGFFAITGLDFNLTAIAAILTLVGYSVNDKVVVYDRMRENMRLYKSMPLREIIDKSINETLARSLYTNATAFLALVPMAIWGGSAVSSFAIPMVFGILVAGASSIFIAAPILLFLGDWRRRHAKAPATDAGVDIIPPEEGRSRKSAN